The following are encoded together in the Rhizoctonia solani chromosome 10, complete sequence genome:
- a CDS encoding Retrotransposable element Tf2 protein, which translates to MEPEPTISALLEAVTALTATVGSLQDQIRNQGQQLIELKAICKETADLLGDKDQGGPQVQAKPGPSTGPVTPPTHTGGETHTPGTVRPGLKAPFRPSKGTGFDSEEEEEPRRPKREPQGTPRRHLGSLTPFDAGSSVKRPKMDLPEPFKGDTRGRKATQWLDRMMLWVALHRDQFDEEEQMVVWILYHMTDKAADWALPIIGNIIKGEGNPPTTIQALTAKFKEAFADPDAKRAAARKIAALTQTSTTSEYVTEFRNLMAELDWNEEAYIAQFTCGLHWKVKELLSTKDSIPDDLEAIFAAAIKIDNIRRENEENRPKKTLSKSPVTATTSTSTTTTRVRLSEDPNYVTPEERDRRRASGLCVKCGQKGHGIKQCPNGWKATIKEVAKSRTAAKPPTQKDNLDSCVEFVSNLPAEPLKTLIDSGATSNFISPLIVEKYKIPKTQLENPRVVRMLDGTISQTGRIWHQVHLTVSANGHTHSIPFLVCPIGNTPAILGMTWLTEEAPLIDWQQGLVTFPEQAQIASEEEADSDPLADLPLQYHEFAKVFGEEEFKVLPPHREYDISIDLIPDAKLTPGPIYGMTDAESKALKQHIDEELATGKIRPSTSSAGAPVMFVKKADGSLRLVVDYRKLNEVTHKNVYPLPRQDDLMAKLRNAKLFTKLDL; encoded by the exons atggaaccggagccaaccattagcgctctcctcgaggctgtcacagccctcacagccacagtcgggtccctacaggaccaaatccgcaaccaaggccaacagctcattgagctcaaggccatatgcaaggagaccgccgacttacttggcgacaaggaccaaggaggaccccaagtccaagccaagcctggcccatcaactgggcctgtTACCCCTCCAACCCacacaggaggggaaacccacactccaggcacggttaggcctgggctcaaggcccctttcaGGCCATCAAAAGGAACAGGGTTCgattcagaggaagaagaggaacccAGACGTCCCAAAagggagcctcaaggaacgcctaggaggCATCTAGGGTCcctaaccccctttgacgcagggtccagcgtaaagcggccTAAAATGGACCTCCCCGAACCTTTTAAAGGCGATACCAGAGGGCGCAAGGCCACGCAATGGCTGGACcggatgatgctctgggtagcTCTCCACAGGGATCAGTttgacgaggaagagcaaaTGGTGGTATGGATCTTGTACCACATGACCGACAAGGCAGCCGATTGGGCTCTCCCTATCATTGGGAATATTATCAAGGGGGAGGGCAAccctcccaccaccatccaggccttaacggccaaatttaaAGAAGCCTTCGCTGATCCTGATGCCAAACGGGCCgccgccaggaaaattgcggCACTTACTCAAACCTCCACGacctccgagtacgtcacggagttccgcaacctcatggcggaactagactggaacgaggaggCCTACATCGCCCAATTCACgtgcggccttcactggaaggttaaAGAACTGCTATCTACCAAGGATAGCATCCCGGACGACCTTGAAGCCATCTTTGCCGcggcaatcaaaattgacaatatccgccgcgaaaatgaggaaaatCGTCCCAAGAAAACCCTCTccaagtccccggtcaccgcgaccacctccacttccactaccaccaccagggtccgcctatcagaGGATCCCAACTAtgtcaccccggaggaaagggaccgtcGCCGAGCATCTGGTCTCTGTGTCAAGTGTGGTCAGAAGGGTCATGGGATCAAACAATGtcccaatggttggaaggcaacGATCAAGGAGGTAGCCAAG tcaaggactgctgccaagcccccgactcaAAAGGACAATTTAGATAGTTGTGTCGAATTTGTATCA AACctcccggcagaacccctcaaaactctaatagactcaggagccacatcgaacttcatttcccccttgattgtggaaaaatataaaattccaaaaacccaacttgaaaatccacgggttgtgagaatgttagatggtaccatatctcagactggtcgcatctggcaccaggttcacctcaccgtctcggccaatggccatacccactccatcccatttcttgtttgccccattggcaacaccccggcaattctaggcatgacatggctaaCGGAGGAAGCTCCtcttattgattggcaacagggactagtcacattccctgaacaagctcaaattgcctccgaggaagaagcggactcagaccctttggcagacctcccccttcagtaccatgagtttgctaaagtgtttggcgaagaagagtttaaggtcctccctccacatagggagtatgacatctccaTTGACCTTATCCCAGATGCCAAGCTGACTCCTGGGCctatatatggcatgaccgATGCAGAATCTAAGGCGCttaaacaacacattgatgaggagttggcaacgggcaagatccgccccagtacttcctcagcaggcgccccagtcatgtttgtcaagaaaGCGGATGGGTCCTTACGTTTGGTAGTAGATTATAGGAAGCTGAATGAGGTCACCCacaagaacgtttacccCCTTCCCAGACAAGATGATCTTATGGCCAAATTACGGAACGCCAAGCTGTTCACAAAGCTGGATCTTTga
- a CDS encoding Retrotransposable element Tf2 protein, which yields MPFGLTNAPAAFQHFMNDLFRDLIDVTVVIYLDDILIFSENPEDHPTHVREVLSRLMKNQLFCKLSKCHFHVTTVDYLGIVISPAGFSMDQKKIEAVTSWPTPKTVKQVQAFLGFVNYLRRFIPNFSSVARPLHNLTRKETPWSWGNREEEAFQELKSLVTQSPVLIHSNPDLPYYLETDASGVAMGAILSQRGEDNRLHPIAYMSKSFSGAEANYDTHDKELLAIIKALEEWRIFLEATDRPIQVFTDHRNLEYWMQAQTFNRRHARWRIFLSDFNFEIHYRPGKQSGKPDALSRRSDYVDTPADPEVMLPAEVFANTSEEELEIVTEIRTKLRDDPSLEPIITFLTEDADDAPPSIQKAYRDYDWEEDLLWYRGKLVVPDSEPLKERLLREFHDSPLAGHPGQQRTLELLSRNYWWPGMKSSAKEWVECCPTCQANRRAHAPVISLKPLEVPPFPFHTISYDFITGFPKSNGYDAILVVIDSFSKFGHFIPTTKKVTAKGLAELFITHVWKLHGLPVKTVSDHGTTFTGKFLRALYQRLGINPAFSSAYHPESDGQTERVNQFIEFYLRSYVAADHSDWATWLPLAEYAYNNAKHSSTGRTPFELVYGRNPVMNPSNIPANVPEADQVASILAQEWQEAESALRMTKERMIGTKGVVPEYSVGKKVWLDGKNVELRTNSNKLDPKRLGPFEVVEKISSHAYRLKLPITLKIHDVFYVGLLSKAHESPSQPFPDRPPPETIKGEEEYEVEQIIDSKRQRGKWFYLIKWKGYGPEDNSWEPEELLEHSQEEIHRFNRSRLKKACDSAKSL from the coding sequence atgccctttggtctcacaaacgcccctgcagcttttcaacactttatgaatgatctgttcagggacctgatCGACGTCACTGTGGTTATATATCTGGATGAtatactgatcttctcagaaaaccctgaggaccacccaacccacgTCAGGGAGGTCTTATCACGGCTAATGAAAAATCAGTTATTCTGCAAACTTTctaagtgccacttccatgtaaCAACAGTAGACTACCTTGGTATCGTCATTTCTCCAGCTGggttctcaatggaccagaagaagatcgagGCCGTCACTTCCTGGCCCACGCCCAAAACAGTTAAGCAagtccaagccttcctagggtttgttaACTACCTTAGGCgcttcattcccaactttaGCTCCGTTGCACGCCCCCTGCATAATCTCAcgagaaaggaaaccccctggtcatggggtaaccgggaggaagaagcgttcCAGGAATTGAAGTCCCTTGTTACCCAATCGCCCGTCCTCattcattccaacccagacCTGCCCTAttacctagaaacagacgcatcaggggtagctatgggagccatactgAGTCAACGAGGGGAGGACAACCGGCTTCACCCgattgcatatatgtccaagtccttctcaGGCGCTGAAGCTAATTATGATacgcatgacaaggaacttctAGCTATCATTAAGGCACTAGAAGaatggcgcattttcctggaagcaacGGATAGACCAATACaagtcttcacggatcataggaacctggaatattggatgcaggctcAAACCTTCAACCGCAGGCACGCACGATGGCGCATTTTCCTGAgtgacttcaactttgagatacattatcggccaggaaagcagtcagggaaaccagacgcgtTATCTAGAAGGTCCGATTACGTAGATACACCTGCAGATccagaagtcatgttaccagcggaagtatttgccaacacgtcggaagaggaacttgaaattgtcacggaaatccGCACTAAACTCAGGGATGATCCATCACTAGAACCCATCATCACATTCCTGACAGAGGACGCAGACGACGCACCCCCATCCATCCAAAAAGCCTATAGGGACtacgattgggaagaggatctcctatggtaccgcggaaaacTAGTGGTCccggactcagaacccctgaaggaacgattgttaagggaattccacgactcccccctggcaggacaccccgGGCAACAAAGAACCCTAGAACTCTTgagccgcaactactggtggccaggaatgaagtcatctgctaaggaatgggtagaatgctgtcctacctgccaagccaaccgtcGCGCACACGCCCCCGTCATttccctgaaacccttagaagtcccGCCGTTCCCTTTTCACACaatatcctatgacttcatcacgggaTTCCCTAAGTCTAACGGGTACGATGCAATTCTAGTTGtgattgactccttctccaagtttggccacttcatcccaaccacaaaaaAGGTCACAGCCAAAGGCCTAGCGGAActgttcatcacccacgTGTGGAAGTTACACGGACTACCAGTCAAGACAGTTTCGGACCACGGAACCacattcacagggaaattcctaagggcactgtaccaacgccttgggatCAACCCggccttctcctcagcctaccacccggaatcggacggccaaacagaaagggtaaatcagttcatagaattctacctcagatcatatGTTGCCGCCGACCACTCGGACTGGGCCACCTGGTTGCCATTAGCGGAATACGCCTACAATAACGCAAAGCATTCCTCCACCGGAAGAACCccttttgaattggtttaCGGAAGAAATCCGGTCATGAATCCGTCCAATATCCCTGCCAACGTCCCGGAAGCTGATCAAGTAGCCAGTATACTAGCACAAGAATGGCAAGAGGCGGAGTCAGCACTCAGGATGACCAAAGAACGCATGATAGGCACAAAAGGAGTGGTACCAGAATACTCAGTAGGCAAGAAGGTCTGGCTGGACGGGAAAAACGTAGAACTTAgaacaaactccaacaagctgGACCCCAAACGGCtaggaccatttgaagttGTTGAAAagatctccagccacgcgtaccgcctcaaacTACCGATTACTCTAAAAATTCATGacgtattctatgtaggattACTATCCAAGGCGCATgaatccccaagtcagcctTTTCCGGACCGtcctccccctgaaacaataaaaggagaggaggaatatgaggtggaacagatcatagaTTCCAAGAGGCAACGGGGAAAGTGGTTTtatctgatcaaatggaaagggtacggaccagaagacaactcctgggaaccagaggagctGCTGGAGCACAgtcaagaagaaatccaTCGCTTCAATAGatcacgactgaaaaaggcttgtgactccgccaagagcctttaa
- a CDS encoding Retrotransposon-derived protein PEG10: MTDKAADWALPIIGTIIKGEGNPPTTIPALTAKFKEAFADPDAKRAAARKIAALTQTTTTSEYVTKFRNLMAELDWNTEAYIAQFVRGLHWKVKELLSTKDNIPDDDLEAIFAASIKIDNIRRENEENRPKKAPTKAPVAATTSTSTTTTRVCLSEDPNYVTPEERDRRRASGLCVKCGQKGHGIKQCPNGWKATIKEVAKVAEDELGKD; this comes from the coding sequence atgactgataaggctgccgactgggctctccctatcatagggaccatcatcaagggcgagggaaacccccctaccaccatcccggccttaacggccaaattcaaagaggcgTTTGCCGACCCCGACGCTAAACGGGcagccgccaggaagatcGCCGCGctcactcagacaaccactaCGTCTGAATACGTCaccaagttccgcaatctcatggcggaacttgattggaacactgaggcgtacattgcccagtttgtACGtggtcttcactggaaagtgaaggaactcctgtccaccaaggacaatatcccaGACGACGACCTTGAGGCTATATTCGCTGCCTCAATCAAGATTGATAACATCCGTCGGgagaatgaggagaaccgcccaaagaaggctcccaccaaggccccgGTCGCCGCAACCAcctctacctccaccactaccaccagggtTTGTCTATctgaggaccccaactacgttaccccggaggaaagggatcgccgccgcgcctcgggcctctgtgtcaaatgcggccaaaaggggcacggaatcaaacagtgccccaatggctggaaggccaccatCAAGGAAGTGGCAAAAGTTGCGGAGgacgagttgggaaaagattag
- a CDS encoding Retrotransposable element Tf2 protein, which translates to MNEYPAEPLKTLVDSGATSNFISPSIVEKLKIPKTLLENPRVVRMLDGTISQTGRIWHQVHLAVLANGHIHSIPFLVCPIGNTLAILGMTWLTSESPLIDWQQGLITFPEQVQIASEEEADPDPLADLPSQYHEFARVFGEEEFKVLPPHREYDISIDLTPEAKLTPGPIYGMTNAESKALKQHIDEELATGKIRPSTSSAGAPVMFVKKADGSLRLVVDYWKLNDVTQKNVYPLPRQDDLMAKLRNAKLFTKLDLCWGYNNVRIKEGDEWKTAFRTKYGLFEYLVMPFGLTNAPAAFQHFMNDLFRDLIDVTVVIYLDDILIFSEDPKKHPEHVREVLSRLMKNQLFCKLSKCHFHVTTVDYLGIVISPAGFSMDQKKIEAVTSWPQPKTVKQVQAFLGFEVPWSWEVQEEEAFQELKSLVTRSPVLIHSNPDLPYYLETDASGVAMGAILSQRGEDNRLHPIAYMSKSFSGAKANYDTHDKELLAIIKALEEWRIFLEATDRPIQVFTDHRNLEYWMQARTFNRRHARWRIFLSDFNFEIHYRPGKQSGKPDALSRRSDYIDMAPEPEVMLPAEVFANTSEEELEIVTEIRAKLREDPSLDPIIQFLTEDADNAPPSIRKAYQDYDWDEGLLWYRGKLVVPDSETLKERLLKEFHDSPLAGHPGQQRTLELLSRNYWWPGMKSSAKEWVECCPTCQANRRAHAPVIALKPLEVPPFPFHTISYDFITGFPKSNGHDAILVVIDSFSKFGHFIPTSKKVTAKGLADLFITHVWKLHGLPVKTISDRGTTFTGKFLRALYQRLGVRPAFSSAYHPESDGQTERVNQFIEFYLRSYVAADHSDWAAWLPLAEYAYNNAKHGATGKSPFELVYGRNPVMNPSNVPANVPEADTVADTLAREWKEAESALQMSKERMARSQGIIPEFSIGEKVWLDGKNVGLRTNSNKLDPKRLGPFKVIEKISSHAYRLELPETLKIHNVFYVGLLSKSHESPSQPFPERPPPETIEGEEEYKVEQIIDLKRQRGKWLYLIKWKGYGPEDNSWEPEELLEHSQEEIKRFNQARLRKARDAAKSL; encoded by the exons ATGAACGAATacccggcagaacccctaAAAACCCTCGTAGATTCCGGAGCAACCTCCAACTTTATCTCCCCAAGTATAGTGGAAAAattaaaaatcccaaaaaccctacttgaaaatccacgagtagtgagaatgttagatggtactatttcacagactggtcgcatttggcaccaggttcacctcgcggtcttggccaatggccatattCACTCCATCCCTTTCCTCGTTTGCCCCATCGGCAACACTTTGGCTATattaggcatgacatggctcacttcAGAATCTCCGCTCAtagactggcaacagggtcTAATCACGTTCCCAGAGCAGGTACAGATTgcttcagaagaagaagcggacccGGACCCTCTAGCAGACCTTCCCTCTCAGTATCACGAATTTGCTAGAGTATTTGGCGAAGAGgagttcaaggtcctccctccccATAGGGAATACGACATCTCAATTGATCTCACCCCAGAAGCCAAACTCACACCAGGTCCAATCTacggcatgaccaatgcgGAATCTAAGGCACTGAAgcaacatattgatgaggaactagCCACGGGCAAGATTCGCCCCAGTACTTcatcagcaggcgccccagtaatgtttgtaaagaaggcagatggatcccTACGACTGGTTGTGGACTACTGGAAGTTAAATGATGTCACCCAGAAAAATGTCTACCCACTCCCCAGACAGGATGATCTGATGGCCAAGCTTAGGAACGCAAAGCTATTTACCAAACTAGACCTTTGTTGGGGCTATAACAATGTCAggattaaggaaggagatgagtggaagacggcaTTTAGGACCAAGTATGggttatttgaatacctggtcatgccctttggtctcaccaacgccccggccgccttccaacatttcatgaatgacttgtttagagacctcattgatgtcacagtggtgatttacTTGGACGACATCCTTATCTTttcagaagaccccaagaaGCATCCAGAACACGTTAGGGAAGTCTTATCGAGACTAATgaaaaaccagttgttctgcaagctctctaagtgtcacttccacgtcaccacagtcgactaccttggtattgtcatatcccctgcaggcttctccatggaccagaagaagattgaggctgttacatcatggccccaacccaaaacggtcaagcaggtccaagccttcctaggattt gaagtcccatggtcttgggaggtccaagaggaagaagctttTCAGGAATTGAAGTCCCTAGTCACCCGTTCCCCGGTCCTAATCCACTCGAACCCAGACCTTCCCTATTACCTAGAGACGGATGCGTCAGGCGTAGctatgggagccatcctgAGCCAACGGGGGGAAGATAACCGCCTTCATCCTATTGCCtacatgtccaaatccttctcAGGAGCCAAAGCAaattacgacacccatgacaaggagcttctggcaattatcaaggcattagaggaatggcgaattttcctagaagcaacggacagaccaatccaggttttcacagatcatagaaacctggaatattggatgcaggcacggacattTAACAGAAGGCATGCACGTtggcggatcttcctgagcgactttaactttgagatccactatcgcccagggaaacaatcaggaaaaccggATGCTCTCTCCAGAAGATCGGATTACATTGATATGgcaccagaaccagaagtcatgttgCCCGCAGAAGTCTTcgccaacacgtcagaagaagaactggaaattgtcacagagATCCGCGCCAAGCTTAGGGAGGACCCATCCCTTGATCccattatccaattcctcacagaagatgcAGACAACGCTCCCCCTTCAATTCGTAAGGCATATcaagattatgactgggatgAAGGCCTCCTCTGGTACCGTGGgaaactagttgtcccagactcggaAACCCTGAAAGAACGACTACTCaaggaattccacgactcacCCCTGGCAGGGCACCCTGGACAACAAAGGACCCTGGAGCTCCTaagccgcaactactggtggccaggtaTGAAGTCAtctgccaaggaatgggtagaatgttgtcctacctgccaagccaatcgcCGCGCTCACGCCCCTGTCATTGCCCTGAAACCCTTGGAAGTCCCCCCATTCCCGTTCCACACAATCTCctacgacttcatcacaggatttCCAAAATCTAACGGGCACGATGCAATCTTGGTAgtaattgactccttctccaagtttggacatttcatcccaacttCCAAAAAGGTCACCGCAAAGGGTCTTGCTGACTTGTTCATCActcacgtctggaaactccacgggTTGCCTGTCAAAACCATCTCAGACCGGGGGACTAccttcacagggaaattcttGAGGGCATTATATCAGCGACTTGGGGTCAGACCTGCATTCTCCTCggcttaccacccagaatcagacggacaaacggaaagggTCAATCAATTTATCGAATTCTACCTGCGCTCTTACGTTGCAGCCGACCATTCTGATTGGGCCGCGTGGCTACCACTGGCAGAATAcgcatacaataatgccaagcATGGAGCAACCGGGAAGTCACCATTCGAGCTTGTCTATGGGCGAAATCCAGTCATGAACCCGTCCAATGTGCCagccaacgtcccagaagctgaCACGGTAGCAGATACACTAGCCCGGGAGTGGAAAGAAGCGGAATCAGCCCTCCAAATGAGTAAAGAACGTATGGCCAGGAGCCAAGGAATAATACCGGAATTCTCAATAGGCGagaaagtctggctggatggaaaGAATGTGGGCCttaggaccaattcaaataaACTGGACCCAAAACGCCTTGGTCCCTTCAAGGTCAtagaaaaaatctccagccacgcctaccgcctggaactgccggaaaccctgaaaatccataACGTCTTCTATGTCGGGTTACTGTCAAAAAGCCATGAATCACCCAGTCAGCCATTCCCAGAACGACCTCCCCCTGAGACAATagagggggaggaggaatacaaagttgaacagatcattgacttgAAACGccaacggggaaaatggCTATatctgataaaatggaaaggatacggcCCGGaggacaattcatgggaaccggaagaactgttggaacatagccaagaagagatcaagcgcttcaaccaagcaagactcagaaaggctcgtgacgccgccaagagcctttaa
- a CDS encoding Transposon Tf2-1 polyprotein, with protein sequence MNQNLSLVIGQAAAHHTDIGTTQATLSNHDSSITNLDALIVKLGADIAKIGTAAASGSSLASATKAPKLATPDKFDGSDKNKAISFRVAVSHYLRISYPGSTVDEQIAFIISCLDGKAHEWLEPYLEEDVVKGNPVSWLHNLDAFWLQFNARWNVQNRTENFRAKLRTLKQTKGVQDYYKDFQTYSQGLGYNNPSLRDMFYDGLSHKIKETLMVQDYDHADASVTLATLAEKALKVDQRLEQFAAQHKGSSSSSNQSGSKSSTSTSAAAQGAPRDKLSVGEQVYAIVDGKAKKGVLQKIGQNAKGIAVPIVKWNDGTTMDVTFKTIKKDNHPVTATSTPAPKASSSSSARNSGPSPMDLDSASSKGKKPIICATCGGRGHYANQCPSKSYSGHEAHISEDESENGDL encoded by the coding sequence atgaaTCAGAATCTTTCTCTGGTCATAGGACAAGCGGCTGCCCATCATACAGATATCGGCACCACTCAGGCTACCCTCTCAAACCATGACAGTAGCATTACCAACCTTGACGCCCTGATTGTAAAACTTGgggctgatattgccaaaataggcaccgctgctgcttctggttcctcccttgcctcggctaccaaggctcccaAACTTGCGAcgccagacaaatttgatggGTCTGACAAGAATAAGGCAATCTCTTTCAGAGTTGCTGTAtctcattatctcaggatctcatatcctggctcaacagtggatgagcaaatcGCTTTCATTATctcctgcctggatggcaaggcccatgagtggcttgagccctaccTGGAGGAGGACGTTGTAAAAGGGAACCCTgtttcttggctccacaatttggatgccttctggctgcaattcaatgcacgctggaatgtccaaaataggacTGAGAACTTCCGCGCCAAGTTGCGCACCCTTAAGCAAACCAAGGGAGTCCAAGATTattacaaggacttccagacctattctcaaggCCTTGGTTACAACAATCCTTCTCTCAGGGACatgttctatgatggcctgtcccacaaaattaaggaaactctcatggttcaagattacgaccatgcagatgcctcagtaactcttgcaactcttgcagagaaggcccttaaggtggatcagcgcctagagcagtttgcggcccagcacaagggttcctcctcctcttcaaaccaatctggaagcaaatccagcacttctacgtcagcagcagcccagggagcgcccagggataaactgtctgttggggaacaggtgtatgcgattgtggatggaaaggctaagAAGGGGGTCCTTCAAAAAATTGGCCAAAATGCCAAAGGGATAGCAGTTCCAATTGTTaagtggaatgatggcaccaccatggacgttaccttcaaaactatcaagaaggataaccacccagtcactgccacttccactcctgctcccaaggcttcctcctcctcctctgcgcgcaactctggtccttcccctatggacttagactctgcctcctcaaaaggcaaaaaacctattatatgcgcaacatgtggaggtaggggacactatgccaatcaatgcccctcaaaatcctactctggccatgaggcccatatctctgaggatgagtcggaaaatggggacctctga